The following proteins are encoded in a genomic region of Choloepus didactylus isolate mChoDid1 chromosome Y, mChoDid1.pri, whole genome shotgun sequence:
- the LOC119524160 gene encoding short coiled-coil protein has translation MMNADMDAVDAENQVELEEKTRLINQVLELQHTLEDLSARVDAVKEENLKLKSENQVLGQYIENLMSASSVFQTTDTKSKRK, from the coding sequence ATGATGAATGCTGACATGGATGCTGTTGATGCTGAAAATCAggtggaactggaggaaaaaacacGACTTATTAATCAAGTGTTGGAACTCCAACACACACTTGAAGATCTCTCGGCAAGAGTAGATGCAGTTAAGGAAGAAAATCTGAAGCTAAAATCAGAAAACCAAGTTCTTGGACAATATATAGAAAACCTCATGTCAGCTTCTAGTGTTTTTCAAACAACTgacacaaaaagcaaaagaaagtaa